One part of the Deltaproteobacteria bacterium genome encodes these proteins:
- a CDS encoding flagellar hook-length control protein FliK codes for MALPAARRASEGSEATVKGGDTAPSPTPLSPSTTTREHERVEIATPEAPAARAGAEHDVERLVRLDELRPVRVRDGGEMRMEVSPEGLGRVEVRVAVRADAVHATLYAQQDHARDALMAHRPALEAALGRSHLKLETFSVGVGQHELGDSDRRTPQSEPAPDEPGPRRPSGPVAAAAPATTLTPAASGGLSLRA; via the coding sequence GCGATACGGCGCCGAGCCCGACGCCGCTGTCGCCGTCGACCACCACCCGCGAGCACGAGCGCGTGGAGATCGCGACGCCGGAGGCACCGGCGGCGCGCGCCGGTGCCGAGCACGACGTCGAGCGGCTCGTCCGGCTGGACGAGCTCCGGCCGGTCCGCGTGCGCGACGGCGGCGAGATGCGCATGGAGGTCTCGCCCGAGGGGCTCGGCCGCGTCGAGGTGCGCGTCGCGGTGCGCGCCGACGCGGTGCACGCCACGCTCTACGCGCAGCAGGACCATGCGCGCGACGCGCTCATGGCGCACCGGCCGGCGCTCGAAGCCGCGCTCGGTCGCTCGCACCTCAAGCTCGAGACGTTCTCCGTCGGCGTCGGCCAGCACGAGCTCGGCGACTCCGACCGGCGTACGCCTCAGTCCGAGCCCGCGCCTGACGAGCCCGGCCCGCGCCGGCCTTCGGGCCCCGTTGCCGCCGCTGCACCCGCGACCACACTGACGCCCGCCGCGAGCGGTGGACTGAGCCTCCGCGCATGA